Proteins co-encoded in one Candidatus Thiodictyon syntrophicum genomic window:
- a CDS encoding site-specific integrase, translating into MGWIKRYIWFHNNRQPKEMGASEVEPFLSSLATQHGVSASTQNQGLCALVFLCKAAVV; encoded by the coding sequence GTGGGCTGGATCAAGCGCTATATCTGGTTTCACAACAACCGGCAGCCCAAGGAGATGGGTGCGTCGGAGGTGGAGCCTTTTCTATCGAGCCTGGCGACCCAACACGGGGTCTCGGCTTCCACGCAGAACCAGGGCCTATGCGCTCTGGTGTTCCTCTGCAAGGCCGCGGTGGTCTGA
- a CDS encoding efflux RND transporter permease subunit, giving the protein MKRGLITVFARHKLLANLLTVMVFVLGAVALTRMNIQFFPSFALDYIAVQVVWSGASAEDVENGITIPFEERLKTVDGLKRMTSTSTQGIASLSLELQEGTDALLALDQVRQRVDEFRNLPKDAETPQVSRISRYESVARVLVSGPSLQDVRPWVRQFERELLARGVDRVDIAGLPQERIAIEVPGRTLETLGLSLDGIGQQVGRLAQDLPSGVAGEADGARELRGLEQRRDPVAFENLSIVSDERGLVRLGDVAVIVRESRPAALTMTEVETELARSHGAVTVEMLIQRAETGHSLRAARVFEQWLADTRPTLPPSIQLTVFDQAWQLIRDRIDLLVSNGLQGFVLVLILLYIFLPGRVALWVAMGIPTAYLLALALLWAFGGTINMMSLFALLLTLGVIDDDAIVIGEYAESRFRMGMPPSEAAIAGAKRMFWPVVGSALTTIAAFLPLMLVGGIMGNILRDIPFVAIMVLMASLMEVFLIMPAHLRSAFSHQVRQATPRWRKRVDAGFDRFRDHWYRPVVVATLRWRGVTVSAVAVMMILSVGLLAGGRIAFVFFPTPEAQIVFANATFVAGTPREQTAAFLEDLKEALRAAERELGGGLVEEAVARLGATVAVDVGAGARGDQLASVLVQLVPSENRSVRNEAFLAKWRERVRVSAGLESLVISSRRSGPPGRDLTVRLTGDDAQRLKSAALDLAQGLESVRGVSDMVDDMPFGREQLIYRVSPAGQALGVTTELLGRQLRAAFDGYLAQLVQVGQDELEVRVLLPRAERTRLDALEQLNIRVPSGEFVPLDTVADWESRRGFEALRHADGRLAVEVSADINRALNTPDNVNRVLREGLLPDLVERYGVNFSFEGRAADQRETLGDMKLGLYIGLGLIYIILAAVFSSWGWPLVVMTAIPLGLIGAIFGHWLLGIDLTLLSMFGLFGLSGIVVNNAIILVSMYQELRMTGMAVNPALEEAACSRLRAMLLTSATTVVGLGPLIFATSLQAQFLIPMAVSLAFGITFATVLVLIFTPALLSLHESAHERISGWFAPAPQSAET; this is encoded by the coding sequence ATGAAACGCGGCCTGATCACCGTCTTCGCCCGCCACAAACTGCTCGCCAACCTGTTGACGGTCATGGTGTTCGTCCTGGGTGCGGTGGCGCTCACGCGAATGAACATCCAGTTCTTCCCGAGCTTCGCCCTGGACTACATCGCGGTGCAGGTGGTGTGGAGCGGGGCCTCGGCGGAGGACGTGGAGAACGGTATTACCATTCCGTTCGAGGAGCGCCTGAAGACCGTCGATGGCCTCAAACGCATGACCTCGACCTCCACCCAGGGCATCGCCAGCCTGTCGCTGGAATTGCAGGAGGGCACCGATGCCCTGCTGGCCCTGGACCAGGTGCGCCAGCGGGTGGATGAATTCCGCAACCTGCCCAAGGACGCGGAGACGCCGCAGGTCAGCCGGATCTCACGCTATGAATCGGTGGCGCGGGTCCTGGTCTCGGGGCCGAGCCTGCAGGACGTGCGCCCCTGGGTGCGTCAGTTCGAGCGCGAACTCCTGGCGCGCGGCGTCGACCGGGTGGATATCGCCGGGCTGCCGCAGGAGCGCATCGCCATCGAGGTTCCGGGCCGGACCCTGGAGACCCTGGGGCTGTCGCTCGATGGGATCGGCCAGCAAGTGGGCCGGCTGGCGCAGGACCTGCCCTCCGGGGTCGCCGGCGAGGCCGACGGGGCGCGCGAGCTGCGCGGCCTGGAGCAGCGCCGCGACCCGGTCGCCTTCGAGAACCTGAGTATCGTCAGCGACGAGCGCGGCTTGGTGCGCCTGGGAGACGTGGCGGTCATCGTGCGCGAATCGCGCCCGGCGGCCTTGACCATGACCGAGGTGGAGACCGAGCTGGCCCGCTCCCATGGCGCGGTCACCGTCGAGATGTTGATCCAGCGGGCGGAGACCGGTCACTCGCTGCGCGCCGCGCGCGTCTTCGAGCAATGGCTCGCCGACACCCGCCCGACCCTGCCGCCGTCGATCCAACTGACGGTTTTCGACCAGGCCTGGCAACTCATCCGTGACCGCATCGATCTGCTGGTCAGCAACGGCCTGCAGGGCTTCGTCCTGGTGCTGATCCTGCTCTATATCTTCCTGCCGGGGCGGGTCGCCCTGTGGGTGGCGATGGGTATCCCGACCGCCTATCTGCTGGCCCTGGCGCTGTTGTGGGCCTTCGGCGGCACCATCAATATGATGAGCCTGTTCGCGTTGCTGCTCACGCTCGGGGTGATCGACGACGACGCCATCGTGATCGGCGAATACGCGGAGTCCCGTTTCCGCATGGGCATGCCGCCGTCGGAGGCGGCCATCGCGGGGGCCAAGCGGATGTTCTGGCCGGTGGTCGGTTCCGCCCTGACCACCATCGCCGCCTTCCTGCCGCTGATGCTGGTCGGGGGGATCATGGGCAACATCCTGCGGGACATCCCCTTCGTGGCGATCATGGTGCTGATGGCGTCGCTCATGGAGGTGTTCCTGATCATGCCGGCGCACCTGCGTTCGGCCTTCAGTCACCAGGTGCGGCAGGCCACGCCGCGCTGGCGCAAGCGGGTGGATGCCGGATTCGACCGCTTCCGTGATCACTGGTACCGGCCGGTGGTCGTGGCCACGCTGCGCTGGCGCGGGGTGACGGTGAGCGCGGTGGCGGTCATGATGATCCTGTCGGTGGGGCTGCTCGCGGGCGGGCGCATCGCCTTCGTCTTCTTCCCCACGCCGGAGGCGCAGATCGTCTTTGCCAATGCCACCTTCGTCGCCGGCACCCCGCGCGAACAGACGGCGGCCTTTCTGGAGGACCTGAAGGAGGCACTGCGCGCGGCCGAGCGGGAGTTGGGCGGCGGCCTGGTGGAGGAGGCGGTCGCGCGCCTGGGGGCAACGGTGGCGGTGGACGTGGGGGCCGGCGCCCGCGGGGACCAACTCGCCTCGGTCCTGGTCCAGCTCGTCCCGTCTGAAAACCGCAGCGTGCGCAACGAGGCGTTCCTGGCCAAGTGGCGGGAGCGGGTCCGGGTGTCGGCGGGCCTCGAGAGCCTGGTGATCTCCTCGCGCCGCTCCGGTCCGCCGGGGCGGGATCTCACGGTGCGGCTCACCGGTGACGACGCCCAGCGGCTGAAATCCGCGGCGCTGGACCTGGCCCAGGGGTTGGAGTCCGTCCGGGGGGTGTCCGATATGGTCGACGACATGCCCTTCGGGCGCGAGCAGTTGATCTACCGGGTCTCGCCCGCCGGGCAGGCCTTGGGCGTGACGACTGAACTGCTGGGCCGGCAATTGCGTGCCGCGTTCGACGGCTACCTCGCCCAACTGGTGCAGGTCGGTCAGGACGAACTGGAGGTGCGGGTGCTGCTGCCGCGCGCCGAGCGCACCCGCCTCGATGCACTGGAGCAGTTGAACATCCGGGTCCCGAGCGGGGAGTTCGTGCCGCTCGACACGGTGGCGGACTGGGAGAGCCGGCGCGGCTTCGAGGCGCTGCGCCACGCCGATGGGCGACTGGCGGTCGAGGTCTCGGCGGACATCAACCGGGCGCTCAACACCCCGGACAACGTGAATCGGGTCCTGCGCGAGGGCCTGCTGCCGGACCTGGTGGAGCGCTACGGGGTCAATTTCAGCTTCGAGGGCCGCGCCGCCGATCAGCGCGAGACCCTGGGCGACATGAAACTGGGCCTCTACATCGGACTGGGGCTGATCTATATCATCCTGGCCGCGGTCTTCTCCTCCTGGGGCTGGCCCTTGGTGGTCATGACCGCCATCCCGCTCGGGCTGATCGGGGCCATCTTCGGCCACTGGCTGCTCGGCATCGACCTGACGCTCCTGTCCATGTTCGGGCTCTTCGGGCTGTCCGGGATCGTGGTCAACAACGCCATCATCCTGGTCAGCATGTATCAGGAGTTGCGCATGACCGGGATGGCGGTCAACCCCGCCCTGGAGGAGGCCGCCTGTTCGCGCCTGCGCGCCATGCTGCTCACCTCCGCCACCACGGTGGTGGGCCTGGGTCCGCTCATCTTCGCCACCAGCCTCCAGGCGCAGTTCCTCATCCCCATGGCGGTGTCGCTGGCCTTCGGCATCACCTTCGCGACGGTGCTGGTACTGATCTTCACCCCGGCCCTGCTGTCGCTGCATGAGTCGGCCCATGAACGGATCAGCGGTTGGTTCGCGCCGGCCCCGCAGAGCGCGGAGACCTGA
- a CDS encoding efflux RND transporter periplasmic adaptor subunit, translating into MLRKLLPLVILALGVGGFLVLKATHPRPAPAVPQERVWRIDTMTVSPGLYSPQLRLFGRVEAPDRIRAAAPVAGRLLEVKVRDGELAAKGALLARLDPADLEPRLAQARAELERERLKLSHDTQAIEQERALLALARAALGRADKVQSQKLGTATEVDQAREQAARAQLAVTLREQALAEHPARLAALGAKLQEAERDAGRAEIRAPFAARIGRVEAGAGDQLQANQTILTLFPVDGLYLRAKVPGDRGEELRAALAAGQRLSAQVNHAGRTFTATLERLAGEADARGVDALLKVDGDANLPVGAFVDLVLQRPAMPDTIALPFAALNGGDRVFVLNEGRLKGIEIERVGELTQDGVSEVLVRAPGLTAGSRVMITHLPNAVDGLKVQEVPQRKTAAAQDSAAGTEKVR; encoded by the coding sequence ATGCTGCGCAAACTCCTACCTCTCGTGATCCTGGCCCTCGGGGTCGGCGGCTTCCTGGTCCTGAAGGCCACCCATCCGCGGCCGGCGCCGGCGGTGCCGCAGGAGCGCGTCTGGCGGATCGACACCATGACCGTGAGCCCGGGGCTGTACAGCCCGCAACTGCGCCTGTTCGGGCGCGTGGAGGCGCCGGATCGGATCCGGGCGGCGGCCCCGGTGGCGGGGCGGCTGCTGGAGGTCAAGGTGCGCGACGGTGAGCTGGCGGCGAAGGGTGCGCTGCTGGCGCGGCTGGACCCGGCCGACCTGGAGCCGCGGCTCGCCCAGGCGCGGGCCGAGTTGGAGCGCGAACGGCTGAAGCTCTCGCACGATACCCAGGCGATCGAGCAGGAACGCGCCCTGCTGGCGCTCGCGCGGGCGGCCCTGGGGCGGGCGGACAAGGTGCAGTCCCAGAAGCTGGGCACGGCCACCGAGGTCGATCAGGCGCGCGAGCAGGCCGCGCGGGCGCAACTGGCGGTCACCCTGCGCGAGCAGGCGCTCGCCGAGCACCCGGCGCGGCTGGCCGCGCTCGGGGCGAAGCTCCAGGAGGCAGAGCGCGACGCCGGCCGCGCCGAGATCCGCGCCCCCTTCGCGGCGCGCATCGGCCGGGTCGAGGCCGGCGCCGGCGATCAACTGCAGGCCAATCAGACGATCCTCACCCTGTTTCCGGTCGACGGGCTCTATCTGCGCGCCAAGGTCCCCGGCGACCGGGGCGAGGAACTGCGCGCGGCCCTGGCGGCCGGCCAACGCCTGAGCGCCCAGGTCAACCACGCGGGGCGGACCTTCACGGCGACCCTGGAGCGTCTGGCCGGCGAGGCCGACGCCCGCGGGGTGGACGCACTGCTCAAGGTGGATGGCGATGCCAATCTGCCGGTGGGGGCCTTCGTCGATCTGGTGCTCCAGCGCCCCGCCATGCCGGACACCATCGCCCTGCCGTTCGCCGCGCTGAACGGCGGCGACCGGGTCTTTGTGCTGAACGAGGGCCGGCTCAAGGGGATCGAGATCGAGCGGGTCGGCGAGCTGACGCAGGACGGGGTGAGCGAGGTCCTGGTGCGGGCCCCCGGGCTCACGGCCGGGTCCCGGGTGATGATCACCCACCTGCCGAATGCGGTGGACGGGCTCAAGGTGCAGGAGGTGCCGCAGCGCAAGACGGCCGCCGCCCAGGATTCCGCCGCCGGCACGGAGAAGGTCAGATGA
- a CDS encoding efflux transporter outer membrane subunit, whose translation MHFTEVFIRLESKASALACRSKAEALDSSGPAPRLAGTMTKALGMYPLMRTLALGAAALTAACNLGPEYVRPSAQVPAAYKADANWKPATPQDQAPRGPWWEVFGDPPLTALVVQVEVSNQDLAAAAAKLREAQTLVQQARAGLFPSLSGSASVIRSQSTIGSGSVPVSVGRRAPETTENIGLSLPWEIDLWGKVARQVESSRASAQASAADLESVRLSAQATLAQDYFLLRVLDAQQRLLNETVAAYERALTITQNRYAAGVVAQVDVALAQAQLKTTQAQAIDLGVRRAQLEHAIAVLIGRPPADLALAPADPPTSLPVIPAGLPSTLLERRPDIASAERRVAAANAQIGVARAAYFPTLSLSATLGYQSTDFSKLLSAGTRYWSVGPTLAGPLFDAGLRRAQSAQAVAAYDASVAAYRQSVLVALREVEDNLSALHILAQEALAQEAAVEASRRAAQLSLNQYKAGTVSYLNVVTAQAAQLANARTALDILGRRLTASVGLIKALGGGWEGTSASPTARR comes from the coding sequence ATGCACTTTACCGAGGTCTTCATCCGCCTGGAGTCCAAGGCTTCAGCCTTGGCCTGCCGATCCAAGGCTGAAGCCTTGGACTCCAGCGGGCCGGCGCCGCGGCTGGCCGGAACCATGACCAAAGCCTTGGGCATGTATCCGCTGATGCGGACCCTGGCGCTCGGCGCGGCGGCCCTGACGGCGGCCTGCAACCTGGGGCCGGAGTACGTGCGCCCGAGCGCGCAGGTCCCGGCCGCCTATAAGGCGGACGCCAACTGGAAGCCCGCCACGCCCCAGGACCAAGCGCCGCGGGGGCCCTGGTGGGAGGTCTTCGGCGACCCGCCGCTCACTGCGCTCGTGGTCCAGGTCGAGGTCTCCAACCAGGACCTGGCCGCCGCCGCGGCCAAGCTGCGCGAGGCCCAGACGCTGGTGCAGCAGGCCCGCGCCGGGCTCTTCCCCAGCCTCTCCGGCAGTGCCTCGGTGATCCGCTCCCAGTCCACCATCGGCAGCGGGAGCGTGCCGGTCTCGGTGGGCCGCCGCGCCCCGGAGACCACCGAGAACATCGGGCTCAGCCTGCCCTGGGAGATCGACCTCTGGGGCAAGGTGGCGCGTCAGGTCGAATCCAGCCGGGCGAGCGCGCAGGCGAGCGCGGCCGACCTGGAGTCGGTGCGCCTGAGCGCCCAGGCGACCCTGGCCCAGGACTATTTCCTGCTGCGCGTCCTGGATGCCCAACAGCGGCTGCTCAACGAAACCGTTGCGGCCTACGAGCGGGCCCTGACGATTACCCAAAACCGCTACGCGGCCGGGGTCGTCGCCCAGGTCGACGTGGCACTGGCGCAGGCCCAACTGAAGACGACCCAGGCCCAGGCCATCGACCTGGGGGTCCGGCGCGCCCAGCTCGAGCACGCCATCGCCGTGCTGATCGGCCGGCCGCCGGCGGATTTGGCGCTCGCCCCGGCGGACCCGCCGACCAGCCTGCCGGTCATCCCCGCCGGCCTGCCTTCGACCCTGCTGGAGCGCCGGCCCGACATCGCGAGTGCCGAGCGCCGGGTCGCCGCCGCGAACGCCCAGATCGGGGTCGCCCGCGCCGCCTACTTCCCGACCCTGAGCCTCTCTGCCACCCTGGGTTACCAGAGCACCGACTTCTCCAAGCTGCTCTCCGCCGGCACCCGCTATTGGTCCGTGGGTCCGACCCTGGCCGGGCCGCTGTTCGACGCCGGTCTGCGCCGCGCCCAGAGCGCCCAGGCCGTCGCCGCCTATGACGCCAGCGTGGCCGCCTACCGCCAGAGCGTGCTGGTTGCCTTGCGGGAGGTCGAGGACAACCTCTCGGCGCTGCACATCCTCGCCCAGGAGGCGCTCGCCCAGGAGGCCGCGGTCGAGGCCAGCCGCCGCGCCGCGCAATTGAGCCTGAACCAATACAAGGCGGGCACCGTGAGCTATCTGAACGTGGTCACGGCCCAGGCCGCCCAACTCGCCAACGCGCGCACCGCCCTGGACATCCTGGGCCGGCGCCTCACGGCCAGCGTGGGCCTGATCAAGGCCCTGGGCGGCGGT
- a CDS encoding DUF5615 family PIN-like protein, which yields MNLSPAWVPVLTTAGWQTAHWSSVGDATASDLRIMSWAKEHGYCVVTNDLDFSAILAATRAEGPSVIQIRGQDLAPDALAETLISVLRAHADALTEGAILTLDLRTARVRRLPLR from the coding sequence ATGAATCTGTCCCCGGCTTGGGTGCCGGTGTTGACGACGGCGGGATGGCAGACGGCACATTGGTCCTCGGTCGGGGACGCCACCGCGTCGGATCTTCGCATCATGAGTTGGGCGAAGGAGCACGGCTACTGCGTCGTCACCAACGATCTCGATTTCAGCGCCATCCTCGCCGCGACCCGCGCGGAGGGTCCGAGCGTGATCCAGATCCGCGGCCAGGACCTCGCCCCGGACGCCTTGGCGGAGACGCTCATCAGCGTGCTTCGCGCCCACGCCGATGCGCTGACCGAGGGCGCCATCCTCACCCTGGACCTGCGCACCGCGCGCGTACGCAGACTGCCGCTACGCTGA
- a CDS encoding histidine phosphatase family protein, with amino-acid sequence MPTRIYLVRHGATDLTAEDRFAGSTEVALSDEGRTQVAALAQRLRCDSLDAVYTSPMHRTIETARIIAAPHGLEPLAEPGLREIDYGHWEGRSRDEIEAAYGAEYDAWQEDPLTVAPAGGESGIDVLARALPVLRRIVQHHRHGAVLVVSHKGTNRLLVSSLLGFDARGYRDRLDQSPAGLTILDFATDVRARLRLFNDVSHYEGVPTRVLQKRLSRWWSRPAC; translated from the coding sequence ATGCCAACCCGAATCTATCTGGTGCGCCACGGTGCGACCGACCTGACCGCCGAGGACCGGTTTGCGGGCTCCACCGAGGTCGCGCTGTCCGACGAGGGGCGCACCCAGGTCGCGGCGCTGGCGCAGCGCCTGCGCTGCGACAGCCTGGACGCGGTCTACACAAGCCCCATGCACCGCACCATCGAGACGGCACGGATCATCGCTGCACCGCATGGGCTGGAGCCGCTTGCCGAGCCCGGGCTGCGCGAGATCGACTACGGGCACTGGGAGGGCCGCTCCCGCGACGAGATCGAGGCGGCCTACGGCGCCGAATACGACGCCTGGCAGGAGGACCCGCTCACCGTCGCGCCGGCGGGAGGCGAGTCCGGTATCGACGTGCTGGCCCGGGCCTTGCCGGTGCTTCGCCGCATCGTGCAGCACCATCGACACGGAGCGGTGCTGGTGGTCTCCCATAAGGGAACCAATCGGCTGCTGGTCAGCAGTCTGCTCGGCTTCGATGCCCGCGGCTATCGCGACCGACTCGACCAGAGCCCGGCGGGCCTGACCATCCTCGATTTCGCCACCGACGTGCGCGCGCGGCTGCGGCTGTTCAACGACGTTTCGCATTACGAGGGAGTACCGACCCGGGTGCTGCAAAAGCGGCTGTCGCGCTGGTGGAGCCGCCCGGCCTGCTGA
- a CDS encoding DUF433 domain-containing protein, whose amino-acid sequence MEMKCLDRITLDPAVMGGKPCIRGMRVTVGMIVGMIASGHDRAQVLALYPYLEAEDIAQALSYAAWRAAEVETAIGCA is encoded by the coding sequence ATGGAGATGAAGTGCCTCGACCGAATCACCCTCGATCCCGCGGTCATGGGGGGCAAGCCCTGCATTCGCGGGATGCGCGTGACGGTCGGCATGATCGTCGGCATGATCGCGAGCGGCCATGACCGGGCCCAGGTGCTTGCGCTCTATCCCTACCTGGAGGCGGAAGACATCGCCCAGGCCTTGAGCTATGCCGCCTGGCGCGCCGCCGAGGTCGAGACCGCCATCGGCTGCGCATGA